From a region of the Alosa sapidissima isolate fAloSap1 chromosome 9, fAloSap1.pri, whole genome shotgun sequence genome:
- the LOC121718529 gene encoding stonustoxin subunit alpha-like yields the protein MVADKERVKNFKCRFYGDTQLKRLLKKKAVKVYKELPSLLGKKGEKVVPVKVWLYPLSKLINTKLKLKRAISETLVPVAEKAFDDFQQTKIRTNDLLEVSREIEVEDIITKLEKFQSSLSVFTVEFLRKMAVLIPAIRAGNAEETALRDLLMSQDASGFSGKEMEQWLDGKETEINTVTMYRKLLPGYMIKTPGPELDTFLMDPKVKDALVFSFTSLNDEEVYLKKKTHTGSGEPQEWFQQ from the exons ATGGT TGCAGACAAGGAGAGGGTCAAAAACTTCAAATGCAGGTTTTATGGTGACACTCAACTGAAAAGACTGCTGAAAAAAAAGGCTGTGAAGGTGTACAAAGAGCTGCCCAGCCTGCtggggaagaaaggagagaaggttGTGCCTGTGAAGGTCTGGCTGTATCCACTGAGCAAGCTTATTAACACTAAGCTCAAGCTCAAAAGAGCCATATCAGAGACACTAGTGCCAGTAGCAGAGAAGGCGTTTGATGATTTCCAACAGACTAAGATAAGAACCAACGATCTTCTGGAGGTGAGCAGAGAGATTGAGGTTGAAGACATCATCACCAAACTGGAGAAGTTCCAAAGCAGCCTGAGTGTTTTCACCGTTGAGTTCCTGCGGAAAATGGCAGTTCTGATCCCAGCCATCAGAGCAGGCAACGCAGAGGAAACAGCCCTGAGAGACCTCCTGATGTCCCAAGATGCATCTGGCTTCAGTGGGAAAGAAATGGAGCAGTGGCTGGATGGAAAGGAGACTGAGATCAACACTGTCACCATGTACAGAAAACTATTACCAGGTTACATGATTAAAACTCCTGGCCCGGAGCTCGACACTTTCCTGATGGACCCAAAAGTCAAAGATGCCCTTGTGTTCAGCTTCACCTCTCTGAATGATGAGGAAGtctatctgaaaaaaaaaacccacacagGCAGCGGTGAACCTCAGGAGTGGTTCCAACAGTAG